The DNA sequence ccTTACGCTTGGGTCAACACCAAATGCGAACCATCCCCGCTCTCtatcctcccctccttcccataGGTACTATTCAACCAAGGgatctcgtcaaagtccaCCGGCGGAtacccagcagcaagcgcGCTCTCCTTCATAACCCTCAGCGCATCCGTTCCCAGTCGTGCAGCGTCCACCCTCAGTATCTCCCTTGCTTCGACAATGGCTTTGATCGCCTTCTCCAGAACCTCATAGGCCTGCTCTTGTTTCGACTTTGCTGTCGTAGACTCTGGGTTCGGCTCGAACCTCTTGACGTAGGTAAACGCCGCCTTGAGCATGTTGAGGCAGGCAGTGTCCTCTTTGTAACTGCTGCTCAGTGCCCGCCCAATCGCTAGCTTCAGCCTCGCCACGTCGAGGAGTTTGGTTGCCGCActgaggatgatgccaaAGTTGGCGAGGTTATAGCACGGTGATTCACCTTTGGCCTTGGCTGCATGAGCAGCGTAGACTATCGCTCCAGAGTAGAACCGCATCGTGAGGCATATCCTCGCTGCTTGGTGCAGTGCCGTGTCTGTGGGGTTGATCCCTAGCTCTTCCATGCCTCTGAGGCTATCCTGAACAACCATCAGCATGCGACTTGGGTGCCAcgccttcctttccctcttcaTGTCTGTGAAGAGGTTGCGAATCTTCCAGCCAACGATATAATTGATGATTCCCTCCGTCTCAAGCCCATTGTCTTGTGCATCCCGCACGAGTTCGTACGCGTCTTGATAGCTATCCGGCTCAGCCTGCAGCTGCGCCTGAACCGCCAGCCGCAGTGTCCCATGGGAGACATCCATCCCCTCGTGTCGAGACACCCTGTACATCCTCAATGCCACCCTCGGGTGGCCGTACGTCAGATGCTCCTTCATAACCAGCGCGAGCTCCCTCGCGTCCGCACATTTGCCCTTGTGCGGCAAAATATTGCGCTCAACACGTAgagacaacaacctccccctcgtcgccctccccccgctcccattccccaacgccgccctcaccatcaccgtctcGGTGTATCTATCCGCAAACTTCGGACTCAGCAACCTCAGCTTCCGATAAAGCGTCCTCATATCCCTAAACGGCATcttccactccctcctcagAACCGTCAAAATAACATTGCTAAACGCCGCATCCacctcaaaccccaacctAGCACAGTACTCCAACCACTCCACCATCCTGCCcacatccctccccttcgcATACTTCGCCCCCATCACGCTGAAGATGTAATTGTTCAGCGGCACCCCCAGCCCCTCCACATaccccctcaaaaacccatccgtctcctccaccgtgTGCCCATCCGCATACGCCTTCAGCACCGGCACAAAAACCTGACTGTAattcttcatcccctccggatcgtcctcctcaaccttcaTCCTCTCAAAAATCGCCCTCACCGCCTCCCAGTCCCCCCCGGCAGCATAATGCCTCGCAAAAACCCCCAGCATCCTCACAtcctccaaaaccacaaACCCATCCGCCGCCGACTTTTCAAAATACCACTCCGccaacgcctcctccccagcctcgagAGAaatctccaccatcacccgGTACAGCGCGTCAGGGTAGAGGACCTCCTTCTCGatgcccacctcctccccaaggGTATCAAACAGCCTCTGAGTCCCGCCAAAATCCTTATTCCTCCTCCAGTGCGCCACCAGCAACCTCGTAGCCAGCTCGGACGGCATCTTAAAGTCGATACCCCTGTACAGTTTTCTCAGCGTGTGCAGCACATCATCTGCCCGGTGGTTGTGCGCCTTTTCAACGCAATCGACCGCCAGCCTGGCGATGTCATACAGCGACACCGAGTCCGGCATGCAGTTTGCGTAGTTGAACCGGAATATCTGGATCGCCATCTTGTAACTGTGTTGCTCGGCCAGTTTGGTCAAATACCAATGCGTGAACTCGGGAGTTGCGTCCCCCATACGGAGGGCATAACCATGGCACCGCCGATAAATTTCTCGGCCGTTGATGAGGTGGCCAGCCGCGAATCTCGCTTCAAGCAGCCTCCGGCCGGTTTCGTGGAGGCCGGGGTCAACCACGGGGGTTCGGTCCGCAATTTTGGGACGATAGACCACCGcggcgaggtcgaggatgcGCAGGCTGGCGTCTTGGTTGGATTTGAGGGTTTCGGCGTGGGCCAGGAGGGAGcggatgagggaggatggtTCAAAGGCGTAGTAATCGATTTCGTTGATTTTTCCGCTTCGCAGGACTCGTGCGAGGACATTGCCTGCTTCTTCGAGCATGCCTGCTTCTTGGCAGGTTCTGCagaggagggcggtgccgGATAACCAGCCTGGTTGTCCTGTGATGGCGCTTTCGGAGTTTTCGAGGACGAATTGAACGACGTGGCCGAGCCGGGTTGCGTTTTTGGAGATGCAGGCCTCCTGGATTAACCTCAGGATCTTTATTGTCGAAGGGAATTGAAGGGACTGGACGGTGTTGAGCCACGAGAGGGAAGCGGTTGGGTCGGTAGTCTGTCCAGCCGTCTTTCCTTCAAGCTGTGTCGTCGATACTGTGTTGGTGGGCACATCGGGAACACCTGCGCCGGTGGTAGCCTTCCTCTGAATGGAGGAGATATCCCGAAACGACCTCGCCTTCGCAGAAGCCTGATGCTCCCTATACCATTCCGGAACCGCCACCGACCTCttcactccctcctcccgcccaTCCCGCCACGCCGCAGCATTAAACTCGGCAAAAGGGTCCAATTCCGGCGGTTCAGCCACCAGCTctacatcccccctcccccctcccacctcaccctccaccccagcatctctcttctcctgcttctccaaACAAGCCCCTccacactccccccccccatccgcAGGCGAAAGCACAACCgactcctcatcaacctgcACAGCCCGCTCCTGCagcaccctcaacctcgtcctcccccctcctggCCTGTACTGCCGACAGCTCTTGAGCCTCTCCCCATTCTCCACAATCCTCAGCGCGCTGTTTATCCTCCGCCTCCGATCCTCGGCAATAATCGCAATGGTGCAGGTCGTGCCCACAACAAGCCCTTGGAGCGCCGTCAGGGCAGCCTTGGAGGGCACAGGTAGATTCGGCGGCATCGTGGTGGTCGTCGGCGCTTGGTCTTCATTTCGTCCGGCGCATtgctggaaaaagaaaagaaaagagtcGTCAGATTCCCTCCCCTCTGAAACTGCCGTACGTCCCGTAGGTTGGTAAACTCAATCGAGCGCAGCGGCCATCATACGAGAAGAATaattatttttttttgggacCGAATGACATGATAGTTACTAGTTTGCGAGAagctccccccccccgccccccaagAATGGGTCCTTCAAGCTGAGGTTCAAAGCCGCAGCCAATCACAACCCCGCCTTCTTGAGGGAGCTTAGGCGCGCCAAGACAAAACTGTTATGGTTGCATTACCCCGAGAATTACTGCAGCTGCTCTATGTAGCTCAGCTATCACCAAGCCTTTCAAAGATCTTCAGTTGTTGTTATTATATCTTGCTGATTGAGGAGTTCATACATCTATCCCATCTATCTCCTTAAAAGTCTGTCTATCCagcccaaccctcccacccatcctcccaaaAATAACGCCCACATGAGTtaacctcccctccaccttccctaCCCATGCATGTCTTCATCTTTTCATATCATACAATGGTCTATATACAAGTACATTTCATGCTGCGCGCCATCTATTTACCCTAGATCTAAACAACCTCCCGGCGCTCCATCGGCATGTACCTCTCCAGCTGACGGAGAACATTCTGGTACAAGAACAGCATGCAGCCGCTCTGAATGCTGGTCCAAACCGCCCTCGGCCCAACACCCCTGAACCACCCCCCAATACCCTCGCTCTTGTAGATTATCTTTAGCCCAGTCATGACCGAGGACGTGTTGAGCGTTACAGCACCGGGTTTGGGCGTGTGTGTCGAGGGCGACGAAGTCGATATCAACCGCTTCTGCAGTTTCGGGCTCGCTGCTTCGGCGACTGGTGTGCCATGTTGTCCGTCTTTGACAACGGCAGGCTTTACGATCACGGGCGAAGACTGTCCTGGTACCTCAACGACCTGGGTTTGGAGTCTCGTCTTCACAACGTCCAACGGGCATGTTATCGTCCCGGCCAAACCACCCGCTGCCGCACCAGTCAACAGCTCGAGCTGCCAGCCAATATCCCGGCCGTCCTTCCACTTTCGAGCCCAGGCTTGACCCTGCTCGTAAAACATGAACTGGAGGGCCGAATAAGGCAGATCGCGCCATAATGTGGCACCGTAGCCGTAAAACAGAGCCGAGGGGCCTTCGTTGCGGACGATGGTCCTCAAGGCGTCTGTCGTTCCCCGATAGTTGTACCCCGAGGTGAAATGCGGGTTGTTGTATCGTCCCTGAAGCTGGAGTCTTGTCTTGAGCACCTCGGAGGGAACATAGACAAAAGAGGCAACAAAATCGCCGAAAAATCCTGCAGAAAACACAACCATCAGCCCACGACTCTCCC is a window from the Podospora pseudocomata strain CBS 415.72m chromosome 6, whole genome shotgun sequence genome containing:
- a CDS encoding hypothetical protein (COG:S; EggNog:ENOG503P27W) produces the protein MPPNLPVPSKAALTALQGLVVGTTCTIAIIAEDRRRRINSALRIVENGERLKSCRQYRPGGGRTRLRVLQERAVQVDEESVVLSPADGGGECGGACLEKQEKRDAGVEGEVGGGRGDVELVAEPPELDPFAEFNAAAWRDGREEGVKRSVAVPEWYREHQASAKARSFRDISSIQRKATTGAGVPDVPTNTVSTTQLEGKTAGQTTDPTASLSWLNTVQSLQFPSTIKILRLIQEACISKNATRLGHVVQFVLENSESAITGQPGWLSGTALLCRTCQEAGMLEEAGNVLARVLRSGKINEIDYYAFEPSSLIRSLLAHAETLKSNQDASLRILDLAAVVYRPKIADRTPVVDPGLHETGRRLLEARFAAGHLINGREIYRRCHGYALRMGDATPEFTHWYLTKLAEQHSYKMAIQIFRFNYANCMPDSVSLYDIARLAVDCVEKAHNHRADDVLHTLRKLYRGIDFKMPSELATRLLVAHWRRNKDFGGTQRLFDTLGEEVGIEKEVLYPDALYRVMVEISLEAGEEALAEWYFEKSAADGFVVLEDVRMLGVFARHYAAGGDWEAVRAIFERMKVEEDDPEGMKNYSQVFVPVLKAYADGHTVEETDGFLRGYVEGLGVPLNNYIFSVMGAKYAKGRDVGRMVEWLEYCARLGFEVDAAFSNVILTVLRREWKMPFRDMRTLYRKLRLLSPKFADRYTETVMVRAALGNGSGGRATRGRLLSLRVERNILPHKGKCADARELALVMKEHLTYGHPRVALRMYRVSRHEGMDVSHGTLRLAVQAQLQAEPDSYQDAYELVRDAQDNGLETEGIINYIVGWKIRNLFTDMKRERKAWHPSRMLMVVQDSLRGMEELGINPTDTALHQAARICLTMRFYSGAIVYAAHAAKAKGESPCYNLANFGIILSAATKLLDVARLKLAIGRALSSSYKEDTACLNMLKAAFTYVKRFEPNPESTTAKSKQEQAYEVLEKAIKAIVEAREILRVDAARLGTDALRVMKESALAAGYPPVDFDEIPWLNSTYGKEGRIESGDGSHLVLTQA
- a CDS encoding hypothetical protein (EggNog:ENOG503NXD3; COG:C), whose translation is MVLGFGSAAASSNSTTTTSSSSSSSPSSSQQSPLDHHVITQTPGILSQHTTTPEIQHNMRSESEDGEQLEGRPPYLHCMLAGGIGGTSGDMLMHSLDTVKTRQQGDPHIPPKYTSLGSSYYKIWRQEGIRRGLYGGWLPALFGSFPGTVLFFGSYEWSKRQMLDFGIQPHLTYLTAGFFGDFVASFVYVPSEVLKTRLQLQGRYNNPHFTSGYNYRGTTDALRTIVRNEGPSALFYGYGATLWRDLPYSALQFMFYEQGQAWARKWKDGRDIGWQLELLTGAAAGGLAGTITCPLDVVKTRLQTQVVEVPGQSSPVIVKPAVVKDGQHGTPVAEAASPKLQKRLISTSSPSTHTPKPGAVTLNTSSVMTGLKIIYKSEGIGGWFRGVGPRAVWTSIQSGCMLFLYQNVLRQLERYMPMERREVV